The genomic stretch TAACTTGAGCGATTATCTGGATACTGGCCTGTTTCTTGATCATCGCCCGATACGTTACTGGTTGCAGCAACACGCGAAGGGTCAGAAAGTGTTGAACCTGTTTTGCTATACCGGTACTGCTAGCGTCCATGCGGCGGTGGGGGGAGCTAATCGGGTCGATAGTGTCGATATGTCCGCCACTTATCTGGAATGGGCAAAGGAGAATTTCAGCTTAAATGATTTGCAACATGACCCTTACCGGCGTTACCGCTTTATTCAGGCTAACGTGTTGGAGTGGTTGTATGACTGCGATGAATATTACGACCTGATTTTTCTTGATCCGCCAACCTTCAGCAATTCCAAGCGAATGCAGGATACCTTTGATGTACAACGTGACCATTTGGCCTTGATTGATGATGCCATGCGGGTATTGTCGGCGGATGGCACGCTGATTTTTTCCAACAATTTCCGCAAGTTCAAGCTGGATGCTGAAGTTGAGGAAAGGTATATAGTGCAAGATTATCGCAAGCAGTCATTGCCGTTAGATTTTGAACGTGACCCTAAAATACATGGCTGCTGGCTAATCCGTAAAAAGTGATGACATCCGATAAATTGTCGTTGGTCGGATAAATTTTACCCTTATTCTGATAAAAGTGAGACAGAATCAGAATCACACTTATAATAGTGCATTGTGAATCTTCTCAAATAAATCAATGGATTAAGTTTATTTATGGATATAAGGGATAGCCATCCGGCGATACTAATAACGACCGGACTTGTATTTTCTTCTTTGCTGGTAGCATGTGGAGGAGGTAACTCTGGAACAGCATCCACGACCGATACAGGAAATACCAGTAACACAGCGATTACGACACCTACCACAAGCAGTAGTACTGGTGCTAGTACTACTGCCTCTATACCTACCGTCGTTACGCCAGATCCTGAACCCGTTGTTGTTACAACTCCGCCTCCTGAATCACGCTACCTCAAGCTGGATATGGGAGGGAATCCATTACCTACGGATGCCCAAAGCTGGAGCTGTGTAAAAGACAAAGAAACCGGGCTGGTCTGGGAAACCAAGACGGATGATGGCGGCTTGCAGGATAGGGATTGGCGTTATCGTCACTTTCATAACTTCAGCGGTTATGCTTCCTCAGTTGACTACAATGGTCAGGTATTGTGCCAAAACCTTGGCTCAGCTTCATGCGATGCTTATAGCTACGTTAACGCGCTTAAAGGTTCCGGGGTTTGTGGCAGAAACGACTGGCGCTTGCCAACAATGGCCGAATTGTTGAGTTTGATCGAGTACCATGCTGATGGTCAACCACTGAATATTGACCGTACTTATTTCGCTGATACCAACGGAAAAGGCCCGTATTGTTCTGAAAATACGATTAGAAACCCGGATGACTGTGGCTACGCTCCCGGTAGCAACGTAACTTACAATGCCGATGGTCGCATAGAATGCAATTACCAAGGTGTTGATTACGGTGTGAAGGTACGTGCTGATAATCCACGCGGCGATAGCATGATAGCCCTGAGATTTTCGGGTGAAGTGCAGGATGGCAAGACCGTTTACCCTAATGCCAACTGGATTTGTTATACACGTTTGGTCGGTGGAAGTTAATAACTAAAACCTCTAAAAAGAGGCACTTGAAAGGTATTTTTCAATGTCTCTTTGACTGTATAAGAGTTAAATTTTTAAACGTACTTACGTAAAAATAATTAATTTCATTAAAATTAGTAAGTTATGTTGTTTTAATTCTGGATAATTACTGTATAATTAAACGTACTTAGTTACCGAGGGATAACACCATGAGCAACGTCGTCAAGCTGCCTGATACGGGTTCATACAATACGATTGAGATCGAAGAAGCGCCGTCAGAATTTCCGATACCACACGAAGGTTGTTACTACGGCATTGCCGGACGTTTTGCCTTTGAAGCTTGCCAACAATCTGAGGCTGACCCGATTGGGGTGCTGATCCATTTATTGACGTGGGCAGGGGCTTATTTTGGTAACAAGGCTGTGCTGCGTCTGGGGGATGTTGAAGCACCACCACGGCTGTTTAGTGTCACGGCGAGTTCTGCTGGTGGGGGGAAGGGCACTGCCGCAGCCCCCGTTAGGAAGCTCATGCTGGATTACGTGGGCGTGCAACTTCGTAAAATGGGCTTGCCTTTGGCACTTTACCGCGATGGCCCGATGTCGAGCGGGGAGGGGTTGGCTTGGGCGGTACGTGACCCTGCGGATACTGACGATGAGGATGGTAATCCTACTGATAAGGGCGTTACCGACAAACGCTTGATGATCCTTGAAGAAGAATTTGCGGCTGTGTTACAGGCTGCCCGCCGCGAAGGTAATACCGTTTCAGCCGCGATCCGCCGCTTTTGGGATACCGGTAACTTTTCACCGTTAACCAAAAATAACCGCGTGACGGTTACTGATGCGCATGTGTGTTTCGTCGGTCACATTACCTATGAAGAATTGGTGAAGCGCTTAGAACAAAGTGAATATGCTACGGCACTCGCCAGTCGTATTCTGTGGATCTGTGTGCGTCGTCCGAAAATTGTTGCTATCCCAGAAAGCATCCCAGTCGTCAAAATGCTGCATTACGCGGATGCCGTCGCTAAAGCGGTTCAGTTTTCCAGTGATGTTAACGAATTGTCGCTGTCACCCGAATCCCTGGAATTGTGGAGCACCTTGGCGTTGTCGCTGGCGAAAGTGAATTCTCCGATGTCAGAGCGTTCACGTGTCCAAGTATTACGGCTTGCCTGTATTTTTGCCTTGCTGGATTGTGAAGAGCAGGTTGCGCCGCAACATTTACAGGCGGCCACTCATATCTGGGATTATTGCCTCGGCAGCGTCGCCTACATCTTTGAAGGGGAGCAGAACGAGGACGAAGGCAAGATCATGGCAGCATTGCGTAAACACGGTAAGTTGACCACCACCCAAATTAGGGTCAACGTTTTTCAACAGAATATCAAATCTGCTGCGATGAATACTTTGCTGAAGTCACTAGAAACACAAGGCAGAGTCAAGCGAACGGTAAAACAACGTTCTGACGGGCGTAGTGGCAAACCAGCTACCTTCTTTGAGCTAGTAAAAAACTAAATACGTAAAATACTTAATAAGTATTCAATATTAAATCTCACTAAGTAATTACTATGAAAGAGTATTTTTTCTAAATATGTTTTTACGTAGTAAGTTTTATTATCAATAGTAATAACTTCCGATAAGTGTTATTCTCGGAAGTTGTCTTGATAAGGGGAAATTGATGGATATTTCGTCGATAGAACAAAAGATACCCTGTGTTAGTGAACAAGCTCATCACTTTGTTGTAGAAGCAACGAGTACAGCTACACGCAAGGCTTACCGTACTGATATAAAAATTTTTGCTGAATGGTGCGAGGCAAGAAGCCTTTCTATCATTCCTGCTAACGCAGTGACGGTTGCTGACTTTCTTGCTAGCCAAGCGAATGAAGGGGTTTCTCCTTCAACCCTGAATCGACGGGTTGCTGCTATTCGTTATGCTCATGAAGCGGCAGGATACTCAACACCGACATCTGATAAATTGGTCAGTGTTACTTTAAAGGGTATCCGTAGAAGTAGCGGGGTACGTGCTACCAAAAAATCAGCGGCAACTATAGATAAAATCTACCAAATGATCGCGCAATGTAATATTAAAACCTTGCAAGGCAAACGTGACAAAGCGGTTTTGTTGTTAGGGTTTGCAGGAGCGTTTCGTCGCTCTGAATTAGTTGGCTTAACAGTGGCAGATTTAGAAGAAGTTTCTGATGGACTAAAAGTCTTAATAAGGAAATCTAAAACTGACCAAGAGAGAGAAGGCCATACGATTGCTATCTTGAATGGACGTTTAAATGTTGTAGGTGTACTACAAGACTACTTAACATCTGCTGGAATTAAGGAAGGCGCAATTTTTAGACCTATTACAAAAAACGGAAAAATTCGCAAACAAACTTTAAGTGATCGTTCGGTTGCTGAGATTGTTAAGCGATATGCAATGGCAGCAGGTTTGAATCCTAATGAATTTAGTGGACATAGTTTACGTTCAGGATTCATTACTTCAGCGGCTGAGGCTGGCGCTAACCTATTCAAAATAATGGATATTTCTAGACATAAATCGGTACAAACGGTAAAAAGTTATGTACGTAATGCTGAATTATTTAAAAATCACGCAGGGAATAGTTTTCTGTAATAAAATCATCCTACTGATTCAGCAGGATGATTTTATATCGCTAGATATTACTTCTGTGGTAACTGTACCCGGATATTCAACTCACGTAATTGCTTGAGATTAACTTCTGCGGGTGCATCGGTTAATGGGCAAGCGGCTGTTTGGGTTTTCGGGAATGCCATCACATCACGGATAGATTGGGAGCCAGTCATCAACATGATCAAGCGATCCAGACCAAAGGCCAAGCCACCGTGAGGAGGGCAGCCGTATTTCAAGGCATTCAACAAGAAGCCGAATTTCTCATTGGCTTCTTCATCAGAAATACCCAGTAATTTGAATACAGACTTCTGCATTTCCATGCTATGAATACGTACTGAACCACCACCGACTTCGGTACCGTTCAATACCATGTCATACGCGATGGAAAGCGCTTGACTGGGGTTAGCCAGCAATTCTTCCGGTGTGCCTTTAGGTGCAGTGAAGGGGTGATGCAGTGCAACCCAACGGTTATCTTTGTCATCCCATTCAAACATTGGGAAATCAACAACCCATAAGGCTGCCCATTCACCTTCGACCAAGCCCCGGTCATGACCCAACTTGACCCGTAATGCACCCAGTGCATCGTTAACCACGCGGGATTTGTCAGCCCCAAAGAAAATTAGGTCGCCGGTTTGTGCTCCGGTACGTTCCATAATACCACTGACAGTTTCATCCGGCAGGAATTTCAGGATAGGGGATTGCAGACCATCACGCCCAGTAGCAGCATCATTGACCTTGATATAAGCCAAGCCTTTTGCACCATAACGCCCGACAAAGTTAGTGTAGTCGTCGATTTCTTTACGTGATAACTCAGCACCTTTAGGAAGGCGCATGGCAACGACGCGGCTGTCAGGGTCTTTGGCTGGTGCAGAGAATACCTTGAATTCAACGTTTTCCATCAGGTCGCTGATTTCGATAAACTCCAGCGGAATGCGCATGTCAGGCTTGTCAGAACCAAAACGGTGCATGGCTTCGGAATAGGGCATCCGTGGCAGCGGGTTAGGCAATTCTACCCCAAGGGTTTCCTTGAAAGTAGCCCGCATCATGTCTTCCATCATTCCCATGATGGCATTGTCATCCATAAAGGAAGTTTCAATATCCAACTGGGTGAATTCAGGCTGGCGGTCAGCCCGTAGGTCTTCGTCACGGAAGCAACGTGCAAACTGGTAGTAACGATCCATGCCGGACATCATCAGCAATTGCTTGAACAACTGTGGTGACTGGGGCAGGGCGAAGAATGACCCCGGATGAGTACGGCTAGGCACGAGATAATCGCGTGCACCTTCTGGTGTTGCCTTGGTCAGCATCGGGGTTTCGATGTCGAGGAAACCATTGTCTTCCAGGAAACGGCGCAAAAAGCCAGTGACTTTGGCTCGCATCTGCATCCGTTTTTGCATTTCAGGGCGGCGCAAGTCAATGTAGCGATACGTCAGGCGGGTTTCTTCGTTAACGTTGTCTTCGTCCAATTGGAAGGGTGGGGTTTCAGACGCATTTAAAACGTTTAATTCAAGACCGAGAATTTCAATTTGGCCACTACGCAGGTTGGCATTTTCTGTGCCAGCAGGGCGACGACGTACCTTACCCACCACTTGTAATACGTACTCATTACGCGACTTTTCAGCAGTGTTAAAAACATCCACACGGTCAGGGTCAAATACAACCTGTACCAGCCCTTCGCGGTCGCGCAAATCAATAAAAATAACCCCGCCGTGATCCCGACGACGGTTTACCCACCCACACAAAGTAACTTGCTGATCCAGCAGGGCTTCATCCACCTGCCCACAATAATGGCTACGCATTGCTTATTCCTGTTTGTTTCCATTCGTGCCCGAAAGAGTATTGGGTCGGGAACGTTGCCTGTAAAGCCGGGAATGTTAAGCCCTGACAGCCTTATACGCAAGCTGGATAAAGGAATGCGTGTTGTTTACAGGGTAGAGAGTGTTGTACCAACGGAATAAATATTGGCTTCCAGATCACCGCTAACGTGTTCATATTCTCCACGCATTTGCCAATGGTCATTCAGCTTGTAACCTCCACCAACACCGAGCAATATGTCTGTACCGCTCATGGCATCAACTCGAATGCCATCGGTATTACCGTCAGCTTGCCAAGCCATGATACCCGCTCGACCAGATAAGGATGTTTTGTCATTGATGGAGTAAGTTCCAATGCCAGACAAAGCCAAGCCAGAAGCATTAACGGATGATCTTTTCAAGGTAGAGGGATTAGTACCATCATTATTGAACAGATCGTAGTAACCGCCTTCCACCGCAAGGTGCTCATTGAATTTGTAGCCAGTCGCGAGTTTGTAGCCAGTGCTGTCACAAGCGACACCTTCATAGCTGCATTCTGCTTCAGACTTAAGCAGGCTGAAACCTGCGTAAAACTGACCGGGTTCAGTCATTGTTTCGTTAAATATATCTTCAGCCTGCACGGCAGAAGGAGCCATCATCATGCCTAAGAGACAAAATAACAGAGTAGACTTCATTGGGGGTTTCCTTCTTGAAAACCCCTTCCTTATCGCAAGGAGGGGCTGGGAGTTTAGTAACAAGGAAATGATAATATTTAGAAAGTTGAAAATGTCGCACCAGCAGAATACAGGTTTGAATTTAAGCCGTCGAAATGCTCAACTTCACCACGTATACCCCAGTTGTCGTTGATTTTGTACTCGGCACCAGCACCCAGTGATATACCAACGCCATCAGTAGACGTTTCTTGAGTTACCGTGGCAGCGGTAGGGCCAACATTTTGAATGGTTACCGCTGTCTTTTTGTCCCACATCATCATGCCTGCTTTACCAAACAAGTTAACTTCATCCGTTGCTGCAACACTGGCAACGCCTGATACGTTAAACCCTGTTGCAGATGAAGACAAAGCGGTAGCGTTAGGGACTGCGTTCAAACCGGGGATAACAGGAATAGTACCGCTAGTGGTAGCATCGCCAAAATCAATATAAGAGCCTTCAACCGCCAGATTTGGCGTAACTTTGTAACCGCCAAATATTTTCCAACCACTTGGAGTAGGGCAGTCAACATTACCTAGTAACGCACCACCTTGATCAACAACGGAGTTACAGGTGCTATCACTGGTTTGGCCAATACTAGCACCGCCATACATAGCACCAGAGCCAGCACTGTCATCGTCTGAACCACCAAAAATTGAACCACCAGCGAACACAGAAGAAGCAGAAAAGGTAGCTAGGACTGCTACCAAAATAGATTTTTTCATAATGCTTATGACCTTTTATTGTTGTAATTAAGCAAGCTCGATCATTTTATTCTGGTCTGCGGGCAATACGCAATGAGTCCCCCGTTTTTTCCGATAAGTGGAAGAAAGCCAGCCCAAGCGCTCAGATTAATCTGTTTTGCTGGCAGGACAAGCCCCTGTGCCGCAAGCGGAAGAGGGCGCATCATTACCCGCAAGATTTTTCTTGTTCCCGCTTTTGAAATCGGTTTCATACCAACCACCACCGCCTAAGCGAAACGCGGCAGCCGTTACTTTTTTCGTCAGCGCTGACGCATGACAGGATGGGCACTCGGTAAGAGGCGCATCCGACATTTTCTGTAATGCTTCCATCTCATGACCGCAAGCACTGCATTGATAAGCATAAATAGGCATATTTTCACTCTAGTCCGTGTATATTAGCAGGCCGTGATAATAGGGGTACGGTTGCCTGAATTCAATGAATCACGTTACATTCTCTCCTTTATCTATCGCTTGATGTGCAGAGGACTGACAAAACATGCGTAATGTGTTGATTACCGGGTGTTCCAGTGGCATTGGTTATTGTGTCGCGAAAGGGTTGCGTGAACGCGGCTATCAGGTTTATGCCTCTGCCCGCAAACAGGAAGATGTGGAGAGGCTGGAAGGCGAGGGCTTCAAAACCCTACAATTGGATCTGGCTGACCCGGAAAGCGTTCAGGATGCGGTTTATGAATTGATGTTGCGTACCAACAGTGAGTTATACGCCGTTTTCCACAATGGCGCTTACGGTCAGGCAGGCGCTTTGGAAGACCTGTCACGCGAAGCATTGGAAAAGCAGTTTGCGACGAACGTGTTTGGTTGGCATCAATTGACCACCATGCTGATGCCTATCTTTCGCCAACGTAACGAAGGGCGGATCATTTACAACAGTTCCTTGCTGGGTTATGTGGCCTTACCGTTTCGTGGGGCATACAATGCCAGCAAATATGCCATAGAAGGCATGGCAGACACCTTGCGGCTGGAACTGGCAGATACGGACATCAACGTCTGTCTGATCGAGCCTGGGCCAATTGAGAGCCGTTTTCGCGCCAATGCTTTGCAGTCCCTCAAGGAACAAGTCAGTATCGACCAAAGCGTGCATCGGCTAAAATACCAGGGCAATATCCAGCGTCTGGAAAAGGAAGGACCAGCAGCACCGTTTACCTTGCCACCAGAGGCAGTGCTGGCGAAAGTGATTCTCGCGCTGGAAAGCCACCATCCCAAGGCGCGTTACCCGGTGACCGTGCCAGCTCATCTGTTTTGGACGTTGCGGCGCATACTGCCGACCAAATGGTTGGATAAAGTCCTGTTACGCATATCAAACAAAGAAAATCAGTAGGTTGCAATATGAATGAAGTACTCGAATACCTGTTTTTTACCCAAGCCATCGCTGACAAGTTTATTGTGGCGTTACAAGAACACGACTTGCACTTTGAACGTGAAATTGAGCCTGTGCAGGGCGCTATTGTCCTCAAAATAGCGGAAGGGGTCGATGATGACCTGTGGGATGAGCTGGACGACCTATACGATATGCTCAGTGACGAAGATCAGGCATTAGTAGAAGCAGGGATAGAGGATGACGACTCGAAGAGTACTGCTGGTATTTATCTGCAACTGGCAGACGGAAGCCAAACCATCGCGCAGGTAGATCCTGTCATCATGAGCCGGATATTGACGGTCATTACTACCGATGAATTGAATGCTTTCGTCGATACGATCGTTCGCAGTGTGGAAACACCAGACGATTCACCGATCTGTAAACGCCTTTAACGACCAAGGTAGATGACGTTCAATGTCATCTACTCTTACTCTATTACATAACTGCACTTCACTTATATTATGTCAAATTGACATAATATGTATTATGCGTAGTTATGTAATAGGTATCCCAGAAGTCCTTCAGTAAGCAGGATTGGCGGAAGGTTGTTTGAGGAGATCCCCCAACATTTCTTCAATAAATTGTTTGACACGGAAACGGTGCTCACCTGTAAATTGCAAACCGATACCGGGGCTGGTTCCACGCTGACCTACACCCGGTGCAATCCACACCACTCGCCCTGGAATCAGCAGTTTCTTGCCATCCTCAACTAAGCGCAAGTGCAGAATAATATCGTCGTGCAAGGTGAATTTGTCAGTAGTCGGTACAAACATGCCTCCGTCCTTAATAAACGGCATGTAACAAGCGTGCAATGCAGATTTTTCAGCAATAGCCATCGAGAGGCTGGCTGGACCGCTATCCTCCTTTCTCTTTTGCTGTATCTGCTGGGTATCGTCCATTAACACTCTCTAAATTACTAATTTGTTTGTCGCCACAATATTAGCATGGATTCTAGCAATAACCGGGCGTTAAGAGGATGAGTGGATAATTTCTTCAGCTCAAGCAATTTATCATATAGGCTCAAGATACGTCGCTGACCTAACAAGCGATGCAAGTCGCGTAATTTATCGTCCGGTTCAGCTTCGCCATTACCAACCTCCTGTTTTAACAAGGAAAGCAACCAATCCAACTGCCAGTCCAGCAATTGGCTTTTGTCAAATTTTTCCCAATGCGCCGAAATGGCTGTAATACTCCCCTGCCCTTGTACACATTCTGCCAAATGCGTTAGCCACTGTTGACGTTGTGCCAAAGTATCGGTGGTATCGAGTTCTAAAGCAGCTAGTGGCCTGCCAGCCGTGCTTGCCAGCAATTGTTTAGCAGGATGTTGCAAATTATGCTGCTGTAGCCATTGCAAAGCATCAGTGTGTGTAGGCAGCGGCAAGCGGGCACGTTGGCAGCGACTGCGGATGGTGGGCAACAACACTGCCGGATGCGCCGTCAGCAGCAATATGTGCGTATCTGGCGCTGGTTCTTCCAGTGATTTCAACAAACTATTCGCAGCATTGATGTTCATCCGCTCAGCCGGAGCAATGATCACTACCCGCCGTAAACTATAACTGCGGCTCAGCCCCAGAAAATAGTTCAACTCACGAATCTGGTCAATCAGGATAGCCTGTTTGTCCTCCAGTAACCTGATCGACATGAAATCCGGGTGTGCACCAGAAGCAAATACCTGACAACTACGGCATTCCCCACAGGCAATACCATCAGGGTGTGGCTTCAGGCACAGCAGACCTTTAGCAACTTCCTGAATGAAAGTGTCGTTGCCACAGCCCTCCTCCCCGCTGAACAGCAAGGCATGGTGCAAATGGTTGCCCGTTTTGGCCTGTTGCACACTCTCCCATGCCTGCGTTTGCCAGGGGTAAATCATGTGACGGCTTCCGCGACAATACGCTCAGCGACGGCCTGTAATTGCTGCCTGACCTGTTCCAGTGATTGCGCTGCATTGATGATGGGGTAACGCTGCGGCGACTGTTGCGCCCTTTCCTGATAACCCACCCGAATCCGCTCGAAAAAAGCGACGTGTTCCTGCTCGAAACGGTCAGCACGCCCGCGTGCTTGCGCCCGCGCCATGCCGGTGGCGACATCCAGATCAAACAGGATCACATAATCGGGGCGTAAATTGCCTTGCACCCAGTGTTCCAGCTCCGCAATACGTGCCAGTGAAATGCCGCGCCCGTAACCTTGATAGGCATAAGTGGCATCGGTAAAACGGTCGCAAATGACCCACGTACCCTGCCCTAGTGCTGGCAGAATTTTGGACTGTAAATGTTCATTACGCGCTGCAAACATCAGTAGCAATTCAGTGTCCGCATTCATTCCCGGCAGCCCAGGTGACAGCAACACTTCGCGGATAGCTTCGGCAACTTCGGTTCCACCCGGTTCGCGTGTCACCAGCACTGTTTTGCCCTGTGAGCGCAAGTAATCTGCCAACCAAGTGGCATTGGTGCTTTTGCCAGCACCTTCCCCGCCTTCGAGGCTGATGAAGACACCACGTTTCATGGTTTTTGCTCCGTGGCTTTTTTGCGATTGAGGATGTATTGCCGTACTGCCTGGTTGTGCTGATCCAATGTTTCAGAAAACTGTGAGGCCCCGCCGGGCGTAGTCGCCACAAAATACAGGGCATTGCTCGCGACTGGATGCATTACCGCATCAATCGCAGCCTTGCTGGGTGTTGCAATCGGTGTTGGCGGCAAGCCAAAACGGGTATAAGTGTTGTAAGGCGTATCCGTTTGCAAATCTACTTTGCGGATATTGCCATCGTATTTGTCGCCGATGCCG from Thiothrix litoralis encodes the following:
- a CDS encoding Lcl C-terminal domain-containing protein, encoding MGGNPLPTDAQSWSCVKDKETGLVWETKTDDGGLQDRDWRYRHFHNFSGYASSVDYNGQVLCQNLGSASCDAYSYVNALKGSGVCGRNDWRLPTMAELLSLIEYHADGQPLNIDRTYFADTNGKGPYCSENTIRNPDDCGYAPGSNVTYNADGRIECNYQGVDYGVKVRADNPRGDSMIALRFSGEVQDGKTVYPNANWICYTRLVGGS
- a CDS encoding site-specific integrase, encoding MDISSIEQKIPCVSEQAHHFVVEATSTATRKAYRTDIKIFAEWCEARSLSIIPANAVTVADFLASQANEGVSPSTLNRRVAAIRYAHEAAGYSTPTSDKLVSVTLKGIRRSSGVRATKKSAATIDKIYQMIAQCNIKTLQGKRDKAVLLLGFAGAFRRSELVGLTVADLEEVSDGLKVLIRKSKTDQEREGHTIAILNGRLNVVGVLQDYLTSAGIKEGAIFRPITKNGKIRKQTLSDRSVAEIVKRYAMAAGLNPNEFSGHSLRSGFITSAAEAGANLFKIMDISRHKSVQTVKSYVRNAELFKNHAGNSFL
- the aspS gene encoding aspartate--tRNA ligase codes for the protein MRSHYCGQVDEALLDQQVTLCGWVNRRRDHGGVIFIDLRDREGLVQVVFDPDRVDVFNTAEKSRNEYVLQVVGKVRRRPAGTENANLRSGQIEILGLELNVLNASETPPFQLDEDNVNEETRLTYRYIDLRRPEMQKRMQMRAKVTGFLRRFLEDNGFLDIETPMLTKATPEGARDYLVPSRTHPGSFFALPQSPQLFKQLLMMSGMDRYYQFARCFRDEDLRADRQPEFTQLDIETSFMDDNAIMGMMEDMMRATFKETLGVELPNPLPRMPYSEAMHRFGSDKPDMRIPLEFIEISDLMENVEFKVFSAPAKDPDSRVVAMRLPKGAELSRKEIDDYTNFVGRYGAKGLAYIKVNDAATGRDGLQSPILKFLPDETVSGIMERTGAQTGDLIFFGADKSRVVNDALGALRVKLGHDRGLVEGEWAALWVVDFPMFEWDDKDNRWVALHHPFTAPKGTPEELLANPSQALSIAYDMVLNGTEVGGGSVRIHSMEMQKSVFKLLGISDEEANEKFGFLLNALKYGCPPHGGLAFGLDRLIMLMTGSQSIRDVMAFPKTQTAACPLTDAPAEVNLKQLRELNIRVQLPQK
- a CDS encoding porin family protein, which encodes MKSTLLFCLLGMMMAPSAVQAEDIFNETMTEPGQFYAGFSLLKSEAECSYEGVACDSTGYKLATGYKFNEHLAVEGGYYDLFNNDGTNPSTLKRSSVNASGLALSGIGTYSINDKTSLSGRAGIMAWQADGNTDGIRVDAMSGTDILLGVGGGYKLNDHWQMRGEYEHVSGDLEANIYSVGTTLSTL
- a CDS encoding outer membrane beta-barrel protein, whose translation is MKKSILVAVLATFSASSVFAGGSIFGGSDDDSAGSGAMYGGASIGQTSDSTCNSVVDQGGALLGNVDCPTPSGWKIFGGYKVTPNLAVEGSYIDFGDATTSGTIPVIPGLNAVPNATALSSSATGFNVSGVASVAATDEVNLFGKAGMMMWDKKTAVTIQNVGPTAATVTQETSTDGVGISLGAGAEYKINDNWGIRGEVEHFDGLNSNLYSAGATFSTF
- a CDS encoding FmdB family zinc ribbon protein → MPIYAYQCSACGHEMEALQKMSDAPLTECPSCHASALTKKVTAAAFRLGGGGWYETDFKSGNKKNLAGNDAPSSACGTGACPASKTD
- a CDS encoding SDR family oxidoreductase, with product MRNVLITGCSSGIGYCVAKGLRERGYQVYASARKQEDVERLEGEGFKTLQLDLADPESVQDAVYELMLRTNSELYAVFHNGAYGQAGALEDLSREALEKQFATNVFGWHQLTTMLMPIFRQRNEGRIIYNSSLLGYVALPFRGAYNASKYAIEGMADTLRLELADTDINVCLIEPGPIESRFRANALQSLKEQVSIDQSVHRLKYQGNIQRLEKEGPAAPFTLPPEAVLAKVILALESHHPKARYPVTVPAHLFWTLRRILPTKWLDKVLLRISNKENQ
- a CDS encoding PilZ domain-containing protein — protein: MDDTQQIQQKRKEDSGPASLSMAIAEKSALHACYMPFIKDGGMFVPTTDKFTLHDDIILHLRLVEDGKKLLIPGRVVWIAPGVGQRGTSPGIGLQFTGEHRFRVKQFIEEMLGDLLKQPSANPAY
- the holB gene encoding DNA polymerase III subunit delta', translating into MIYPWQTQAWESVQQAKTGNHLHHALLFSGEEGCGNDTFIQEVAKGLLCLKPHPDGIACGECRSCQVFASGAHPDFMSIRLLEDKQAILIDQIRELNYFLGLSRSYSLRRVVIIAPAERMNINAANSLLKSLEEPAPDTHILLLTAHPAVLLPTIRSRCQRARLPLPTHTDALQWLQQHNLQHPAKQLLASTAGRPLAALELDTTDTLAQRQQWLTHLAECVQGQGSITAISAHWEKFDKSQLLDWQLDWLLSLLKQEVGNGEAEPDDKLRDLHRLLGQRRILSLYDKLLELKKLSTHPLNARLLLESMLILWRQTN
- the tmk gene encoding dTMP kinase, whose amino-acid sequence is MKRGVFISLEGGEGAGKSTNATWLADYLRSQGKTVLVTREPGGTEVAEAIREVLLSPGLPGMNADTELLLMFAARNEHLQSKILPALGQGTWVICDRFTDATYAYQGYGRGISLARIAELEHWVQGNLRPDYVILFDLDVATGMARAQARGRADRFEQEHVAFFERIRVGYQERAQQSPQRYPIINAAQSLEQVRQQLQAVAERIVAEAVT